From one Sulfurimonas sp. genomic stretch:
- a CDS encoding bifunctional aconitate hydratase 2/2-methylisocitrate dehydratase gives MAFLNDYKAHTEERAALGVPPLALTAEQTAELVELLKASPIVEQDYAMDIFENKIPAGVDDAAYVKAAFLNDVVQGNTKCDAIDAVKACEILGKMLGGFNVTPLVEALKIDGDVANTAAEQLKNTILVYDAFNDVKALMDAGNAKAKEVVESWANGEWFTNKPELEKEITVTVYKIPGETNTDDLSPASEAFTRADIPLHANSMLGARMENPLETMASLKEKGHPLAYVGDVVGTGSSRKSGINSVQWHMGQDIPGIPNKRTGGVVIGSIIAPIFFNTAEDSGCLPIQAPVDALETGDVITVKPFDGEIVKDGSVVSTFEISPNTLPDEMRAGGRIPLIIGKGLTTKAREALGMAPTDLFMAPAQPADNGKGYTLAQKMVGKACGIEGVKPGVYCEPVATTVGSQDTTGPMTRDEIKELAALSFGADMTMQSFCHTAAYPKPADIKLQHTLPEFWTSRKGFILRPGDGVIHSWLNRLCLPDTVGTGGDSHTRFPIGISFPAGSGLVAFAGVTGMMPLTMPESVLVRFKGKMQPGITLRDMVNAIPHQAIKDGLLTVEKAGKKNIFAGRVLEIEGLEDLKCEQAFELSDASAERSAAACTVKLNKEPIIEYLSSNIALIDELIEQGYEDAATLARRRDKMKDWIANPELLEADKDAEYAAVIEIDMDQIKEPILACPNDPDDVKTLTEIREAGLHTKIDEVFVGSCMTNIGLFRALGEILKGEGVVKNKLWICPPTKMDEKQLTEEGYYSVFGMAGARTEIPGCSLCMGNQAQVGQGAYVFSTSTRNFDNRLGKGSQVYLGSAELAAVVALKGELPTPAEYLEIVAGKITPDMTDSVYKYLNFNTVSQEELSAMVK, from the coding sequence ATGGCATTTTTAAATGACTATAAAGCACATACAGAAGAGAGAGCTGCTCTTGGTGTACCACCATTAGCGCTAACAGCTGAGCAAACAGCTGAACTTGTTGAACTATTAAAAGCCTCACCAATTGTAGAACAAGACTATGCAATGGATATTTTTGAAAATAAAATTCCTGCAGGTGTTGATGACGCTGCCTATGTAAAAGCTGCATTTTTAAATGATGTAGTACAAGGTAACACTAAATGTGATGCTATCGATGCTGTAAAAGCATGTGAAATTTTAGGAAAAATGCTTGGTGGATTTAATGTAACTCCACTTGTTGAAGCACTTAAAATAGATGGTGATGTTGCGAATACTGCAGCAGAGCAGTTAAAAAATACAATCCTAGTATATGATGCATTTAATGATGTAAAAGCATTAATGGATGCTGGAAATGCTAAAGCTAAAGAGGTTGTAGAATCTTGGGCTAACGGTGAGTGGTTTACAAATAAACCTGAACTAGAAAAAGAGATCACTGTAACAGTTTACAAAATTCCTGGTGAAACTAATACTGATGATCTTTCACCTGCTTCAGAAGCGTTTACACGTGCTGATATCCCTTTACATGCTAACTCTATGCTTGGTGCTCGTATGGAGAACCCATTAGAAACTATGGCTAGTTTAAAAGAAAAAGGTCATCCTTTAGCATACGTTGGTGATGTTGTAGGTACTGGTTCATCTAGAAAATCAGGTATTAACTCTGTTCAATGGCACATGGGTCAAGATATTCCTGGTATTCCTAACAAAAGAACTGGCGGTGTAGTAATTGGTTCAATTATCGCTCCAATTTTCTTCAACACTGCAGAAGATTCAGGATGTTTACCAATTCAAGCTCCAGTTGATGCATTAGAGACTGGTGATGTTATTACTGTTAAACCTTTTGATGGTGAGATCGTTAAAGACGGTTCTGTAGTTTCTACATTTGAGATTTCTCCTAACACTCTTCCTGATGAGATGAGAGCAGGTGGTCGTATTCCACTAATTATCGGTAAAGGTTTAACTACTAAAGCTAGAGAAGCTCTTGGTATGGCTCCAACTGATCTATTTATGGCTCCTGCACAACCTGCTGATAACGGTAAAGGTTATACATTAGCTCAAAAAATGGTTGGTAAAGCATGTGGTATTGAAGGTGTTAAGCCTGGTGTTTACTGTGAGCCTGTAGCTACTACAGTTGGTTCTCAAGATACAACTGGTCCAATGACTCGTGATGAGATTAAAGAGCTTGCAGCACTTAGCTTTGGTGCTGATATGACTATGCAATCGTTCTGTCACACAGCTGCATATCCAAAACCAGCTGATATTAAATTACAGCACACTTTACCAGAGTTCTGGACTTCAAGAAAAGGTTTCATCCTTCGCCCAGGTGATGGTGTTATCCACTCATGGTTAAACAGACTTTGTCTTCCTGATACTGTAGGTACAGGTGGAGATTCACATACTCGTTTCCCAATCGGTATATCTTTCCCTGCAGGATCTGGTCTTGTAGCATTCGCTGGTGTAACTGGTATGATGCCGCTTACTATGCCAGAGTCTGTTCTTGTAAGATTTAAAGGTAAAATGCAACCGGGTATTACTTTACGTGATATGGTTAATGCTATTCCTCACCAAGCTATTAAAGACGGTTTATTAACTGTTGAAAAAGCTGGTAAGAAAAATATCTTTGCTGGTCGTGTTTTAGAGATCGAAGGTTTAGAAGACCTTAAATGTGAGCAAGCGTTTGAGCTTTCTGATGCATCTGCTGAGCGTTCAGCTGCAGCTTGTACTGTTAAGTTAAACAAAGAACCTATCATTGAATACCTAAGCTCAAACATCGCTCTAATCGATGAGTTAATCGAGCAAGGTTACGAAGATGCAGCTACACTAGCTCGTAGACGTGACAAAATGAAAGACTGGATCGCTAATCCAGAGCTTCTAGAAGCTGATAAAGATGCAGAATATGCAGCTGTTATCGAGATCGATATGGATCAAATCAAAGAGCCAATTCTTGCTTGTCCAAACGATCCGGATGATGTTAAAACTTTAACAGAGATTCGTGAAGCTGGTTTACATACTAAGATCGATGAAGTATTCGTTGGTTCATGTATGACTAATATAGGTCTTTTCCGTGCACTTGGTGAGATCTTAAAAGGTGAGGGTGTAGTTAAAAATAAACTATGGATCTGTCCTCCTACTAAAATGGATGAGAAACAACTTACTGAAGAGGGTTATTACTCTGTATTTGGTATGGCTGGAGCTCGTACAGAGATCCCTGGTTGTTCACTATGTATGGGTAACCAAGCTCAAGTTGGTCAAGGTGCATACGTATTCTCTACATCAACTCGTAACTTTGATAACCGTCTTGGTAAAGGAAGCCAGGTTTACCTTGGTTCTGCTGAGCTTGCTGCAGTTGTTGCACTTAAAGGTGAGTTACCGACTCCTGCTGAGTATTTAGAAATAGTTGCTGGAAAAATTACTCCAGATATGACTGATTCAGTTTATAAATACCTAAACTTCAATACAGTTTCTCAAGAAGAACTGTCTGCAATGGTTAAATAA
- a CDS encoding nodulation protein NfeD, translating to MKFSIDGAIGPASSNYVKEVMASAKKQNANIILLELNTPGGLSTSMREIIQEILSSNIPVVTYVYPKGSRAASAGTYILYASHVAAMSPGTNLGAATPVNMMPSSEQADSNASKTSTLEKKAINDSMAYIKSLAQINDRNVSWALEAVKESKSLSAKDALKNNVIDLIAEDTDDLIHKLNGMSVKVSDKNITLKTDNATIITFEADFKTRFLSIVSDPNMAYMFLLIAIYGIFFELMNPGAIVPGVVGAISAVIALYSLNILPFNYAGLLLILLGISFMIAEVLVAGFGVLGIGGVISFAFGSVLLFDAQTLGSSVSIPLVISFTLVSLAFFIFVMKLFIGSRSAKIVSGIEEMIGSMAEVTDVKGDKYYVHCHGETWSAKSQSKLSVGQMVEILNISDLILEVKPIKE from the coding sequence ATGAAATTTAGTATTGACGGAGCAATAGGCCCTGCTAGCAGCAACTACGTAAAAGAGGTAATGGCTTCTGCAAAAAAACAAAATGCAAATATAATACTTTTAGAGCTAAATACACCAGGTGGATTATCTACATCTATGAGAGAGATAATACAAGAGATTCTTAGTTCTAATATCCCTGTCGTAACTTATGTATATCCAAAAGGATCACGTGCTGCAAGTGCTGGTACTTATATACTTTATGCTTCACATGTTGCAGCAATGTCTCCAGGAACAAACCTTGGTGCAGCTACGCCTGTTAATATGATGCCCTCTTCTGAGCAAGCTGATTCAAATGCGTCTAAAACATCTACACTGGAGAAAAAAGCTATTAATGACTCTATGGCATATATAAAAAGTCTAGCTCAAATAAACGATCGTAATGTTTCTTGGGCACTAGAAGCTGTAAAAGAGTCCAAGAGTCTCTCCGCTAAAGATGCACTAAAAAACAATGTTATAGACCTAATAGCTGAGGATACGGATGATTTAATTCATAAACTTAATGGCATGAGCGTTAAAGTATCAGATAAAAATATAACACTAAAAACAGACAATGCGACCATTATAACTTTTGAAGCAGATTTTAAAACGCGTTTTCTATCAATAGTAAGTGATCCGAATATGGCGTATATGTTTCTTTTAATTGCCATATACGGTATATTTTTTGAGTTAATGAATCCTGGAGCGATAGTTCCAGGCGTTGTTGGTGCTATATCTGCAGTAATAGCACTATATTCACTAAATATACTTCCTTTTAACTACGCAGGTCTTCTTTTAATACTGCTTGGCATAAGCTTTATGATTGCAGAAGTGCTTGTTGCAGGATTTGGAGTGCTGGGTATTGGCGGTGTTATATCTTTTGCTTTTGGTTCGGTTCTGTTGTTTGATGCTCAAACACTTGGAAGCAGTGTATCTATACCCCTAGTAATATCTTTCACATTGGTCAGCTTAGCTTTTTTTATATTTGTTATGAAACTATTTATAGGTTCAAGGTCTGCAAAAATTGTAAGCGGTATAGAGGAGATGATTGGCAGTATGGCAGAAGTGACAGATGTCAAAGGAGATAAATACTACGTTCATTGTCACGGTGAAACATGGAGTGCAAAAAGCCAAAGTAAATTAAGTGTTGGGCAAATGGTTGAGATTTTAAATATCTCAGACCTTATACTTGAAGTTAAACCAATTAAGGAGTAA
- a CDS encoding slipin family protein: MYFDVPATGMYITVFIIILLAMSIRILREYERGVVFTLGRFTGIKGPGLIILIPYVQQMVRVDLRTIVLDVPTQDVISHDNVSVHVNAVVYFRVIDAEKAIIQVEDFYSATSQLAQTTLRSVLGGHELDEMLAEREKLNADIQEILDKQTDAWGIKISNVEIKHIDLDESMIRAIAKQAEAERQRRAKVINSKGELEASKNLLEASEILSKNDLGIQLRYLQTMSDISSDKTNTIVFPFPAEFSKFFKAP; encoded by the coding sequence ATGTATTTTGATGTACCTGCAACAGGGATGTATATAACTGTTTTTATTATCATATTATTAGCGATGTCTATTCGTATACTAAGAGAGTATGAAAGAGGCGTCGTTTTTACACTTGGGCGTTTTACAGGCATAAAAGGTCCCGGATTAATAATTTTGATCCCTTATGTTCAACAAATGGTTAGAGTTGATCTACGTACTATAGTTTTGGATGTACCTACACAAGATGTTATCTCACATGATAATGTTTCCGTTCATGTAAATGCCGTAGTATATTTTCGTGTAATTGACGCCGAGAAGGCCATTATTCAAGTGGAAGATTTTTATTCAGCGACAAGCCAGCTTGCCCAAACAACTTTGCGTTCTGTTTTAGGTGGACATGAGCTAGATGAGATGTTGGCAGAGCGTGAAAAGCTAAATGCAGATATACAAGAGATCTTAGATAAACAAACAGATGCATGGGGGATTAAGATATCTAATGTTGAGATCAAACATATAGACCTTGATGAGAGCATGATACGCGCTATTGCAAAACAAGCTGAAGCTGAGCGTCAACGTCGTGCAAAAGTGATCAATTCAAAAGGTGAGCTAGAAGCTAGTAAAAATCTTCTTGAGGCTTCAGAGATACTATCTAAAAACGACTTGGGTATACAGCTTAGATATCTTCAGACAATGAGTGATATATCAAGTGATAAAACTAATACAATAGTTTTCCCTTTTCCTGCAGAGTTTAGCAAGTTTTTTAAAGCGCCTTAG
- a CDS encoding putative quorum-sensing-regulated virulence factor, which produces MPKAQLVFTRYKNSYKVDIPNLEELSVEQIKELQHFVSFRNGMFDFNNYSFTIQKTLEYDDFFKLINELKIEATCEENRKQFKEVARVGFGQYKGMPVSDLPDSYLLWLKNNYHGEQKDIFLAEISRRKL; this is translated from the coding sequence ATGCCTAAAGCTCAGCTTGTTTTTACCAGATATAAAAACTCATATAAAGTTGATATACCAAATCTTGAAGAGCTAAGCGTGGAGCAGATAAAAGAGCTGCAACATTTCGTATCTTTTAGAAATGGTATGTTTGATTTTAATAATTACAGTTTTACTATCCAAAAAACTCTTGAATATGATGACTTTTTTAAATTGATAAACGAATTAAAAATAGAAGCTACATGCGAAGAAAACAGAAAACAATTTAAAGAAGTAGCTAGGGTTGGTTTTGGACAGTATAAAGGTATGCCTGTGTCTGATCTGCCTGATTCTTATCTTTTATGGCTAAAAAATAATTATCACGGCGAGCAGAAAGATATCTTTTTAGCAGAGATATCCAGACGCAAACTCTAA
- a CDS encoding DNA translocase FtsK, translating to MKETLFILVFGILIYLGFATILGDVSLMGKYGTFFAALNHKYFGYLSYVYLFVFLIPLYKFYKDTTLDLRKLEIVISSFLMFFSFLLFQAIVIDGEFRGVFAGDFVDFLRPYIGLFGLWVFWAIILLVSTIIIIDKGMHEIVDVFTDFIKSKKQEKKIEKQVNEVKEDLEDSYIEDRYDELYDELVEDDEAPWDIETPTYMRQDENDEDSSSKIRLIKKNEPETVKKDEIKVEESFEKPHNIVELASKVKEQKHSLIVDELEENTKLLETIEKGTSEKPTNFKLPKIDFLQKPQTKSKSIDESELDEKIQYLIEKLAHFKIEGDVVRTYAGPVVSTFEFKPAANVKVSKILNLQDDLAMALSAETIRIQAPIPGKDVVGIEIPNDTVETIYLREILDDKLFKESKSSLTIALGKDIVGKPFVTDLKKLPHLLIAGTTGSGKSVGINAMILSLLYKNSPDQLRLLMIDPKMLEFSTYNDIPHLLTPVITKPKQAIVALNNMVNEMERRYELMADTRTKNIENYNEKMKKTGGEPFPFIVVVIDELADLMMTSGKDVEISIARLAQKSRACGIHLIVATQRPSVDVVTGLIKANLPSRISYRVGQKVDSKIILDQMGAESLLGRGDMLFTPPGAPALVRLHAPWATEDEIEEIVEFIKAQREPNYDKSFLIEEEEGASGSASDSYEELDELFEEAKRVVLTDRKTSISYLQRKLQVGYNRSARIIEQLEGEGILSAPNTKGMREIL from the coding sequence TTGAAAGAAACTCTTTTTATACTTGTTTTTGGAATACTTATATACCTAGGTTTTGCCACTATTTTAGGAGATGTTTCCCTAATGGGGAAATACGGAACTTTTTTTGCCGCATTAAATCATAAATATTTCGGTTACTTATCTTATGTTTATCTGTTCGTTTTTTTAATCCCTCTATATAAATTTTACAAAGATACAACACTTGATCTTAGAAAACTAGAAATAGTTATCTCTTCTTTTTTAATGTTTTTCTCTTTTTTACTTTTCCAGGCTATTGTGATTGATGGAGAGTTTAGAGGTGTATTTGCAGGTGATTTTGTAGACTTTTTAAGACCTTACATAGGGTTGTTTGGTTTATGGGTATTTTGGGCGATTATCCTTCTTGTTTCAACAATAATCATTATAGATAAAGGTATGCATGAGATAGTAGATGTATTTACTGATTTTATCAAGTCTAAAAAACAAGAAAAAAAGATAGAAAAACAAGTTAATGAAGTGAAAGAAGATCTTGAAGATTCATATATTGAAGACAGGTATGATGAACTATATGATGAGTTGGTAGAGGACGATGAAGCACCTTGGGATATAGAGACTCCAACTTATATGAGACAAGACGAAAATGATGAAGACAGTAGCTCAAAAATCAGACTTATTAAGAAAAATGAGCCAGAAACTGTAAAAAAAGATGAGATAAAAGTAGAAGAGAGCTTTGAAAAACCACATAATATTGTAGAACTTGCTTCAAAAGTCAAAGAACAGAAGCATTCTCTAATTGTAGATGAATTAGAAGAAAATACAAAGCTGTTAGAGACGATAGAAAAAGGTACAAGTGAAAAACCTACTAATTTTAAACTTCCAAAAATAGACTTTTTACAAAAGCCTCAAACAAAATCTAAGAGTATTGACGAGAGTGAACTTGATGAAAAGATCCAATACCTAATAGAAAAACTAGCACACTTTAAAATTGAGGGTGATGTAGTTCGTACATATGCAGGACCTGTTGTTTCAACTTTTGAGTTTAAACCTGCAGCAAACGTAAAAGTAAGTAAGATATTAAATTTACAAGATGACTTGGCAATGGCGTTATCAGCTGAGACTATTCGTATTCAAGCTCCAATCCCTGGTAAAGACGTAGTTGGTATTGAGATACCAAATGATACTGTCGAGACAATTTACTTACGTGAAATTTTAGATGATAAGTTGTTTAAAGAGTCAAAATCATCTCTTACGATCGCACTTGGAAAAGATATCGTAGGGAAACCTTTTGTGACTGATCTTAAAAAGCTTCCACACTTGCTTATAGCTGGTACTACTGGTAGTGGTAAAAGTGTAGGTATAAATGCTATGATCCTTTCACTTTTATATAAGAACTCACCTGATCAGCTAAGACTTTTAATGATCGATCCTAAAATGCTTGAATTTTCAACATATAACGATATTCCGCATCTTCTTACACCGGTTATAACTAAGCCAAAACAGGCAATAGTTGCTCTTAACAATATGGTTAACGAGATGGAGAGACGTTATGAGCTTATGGCTGATACTCGTACTAAAAACATAGAGAACTACAATGAAAAGATGAAAAAGACAGGCGGAGAGCCTTTTCCTTTTATTGTTGTGGTTATTGATGAGCTTGCTGATCTTATGATGACAAGCGGTAAAGATGTTGAAATCTCTATTGCACGTTTAGCGCAAAAATCACGTGCCTGTGGTATACACTTGATCGTAGCTACTCAAAGACCGAGTGTTGATGTTGTAACTGGGCTTATCAAAGCCAATCTACCTTCTCGTATATCATATAGAGTAGGGCAGAAGGTTGATTCTAAGATCATTTTAGATCAGATGGGTGCAGAATCACTTTTAGGTCGTGGTGATATGCTTTTCACTCCTCCTGGTGCACCTGCGCTTGTACGTTTACATGCACCTTGGGCTACAGAAGATGAGATCGAAGAGATCGTAGAGTTTATAAAAGCTCAAAGAGAGCCTAACTACGACAAAAGCTTTTTAATAGAGGAAGAAGAGGGTGCATCTGGCTCTGCTAGTGATAGTTATGAAGAGTTAGATGAGTTGTTTGAAGAAGCGAAGCGCGTAGTTCTTACTGATAGAAAGACATCTATATCTTATCTTCAAAGAAAGCTGCAGGTTGGTTATAACCGCTCAGCTAGAATTATAGAACAGCTTGAAGGAGAGGGTATTCTTTCAGCTCCAAATACAAAAGGTATGAGAGAGATCCTTTAA
- a CDS encoding flagellar biosynthesis protein FlgL — protein MRISSSMYYKSLYSKNNSNLQNKLFDVNKQIASGLSIQYAHNDVRKFAETMRLDNEIEGLGQIIQSTESGFKMANQTDQVLNEFTTTMDRMRVLMINAANGIHSDGSLDAIADELRVVEEHFKNLANTSINGQYLFSGSAVDVRPISPDGTYMGNGGSMASFTGSKTEQQYNISGEELFLGEKALVRRRVTTNVINENLVQSFPPGNTEVTEGTHITPDNSIRQLMGDTDGANANLKHHFYIRGVKSDGTAFNKEILMSDTDTVQDLMDQIGNAYGNTNALTVVDISMNLNGQIVIEDKRQGSSKLEFHMVGATDFDEAGPDFADINDAAAYGANVGQIDNLDGGETIFNNFVIGATPPGLFVKEFVKSDYNTVSGLNVSALAYDRTYFEKDAANIKGTIPQIIRDGNGFATESTKLSEVADLTQGTAGTLDGTQLSMVGVDVNGAALNVQIDLNTAGSTFSLDGGITNYDIFDMDPAGRKAVPADEMTYQQLLDVINMVTSGQIPATTNVDTDYDTAIESSNLVSSIHMDYDGKISYQQLNVSNTLTEISLFDSNSGDFSVGADSSVMSFNSNNAVEVRDPKTDFFKVLDTMITAVEDHKLYADASIGTTRSVGIEDAIAMIDDLQDHVLRSHAKVGSQVNALTSSLERTEILEISAMTLRSKTIDTDLAEASLMLTQLSINYESMLSTVGKVSKLNLVNYL, from the coding sequence ATGCGTATTTCATCAAGTATGTATTATAAAAGTTTGTATTCTAAGAATAATTCAAATCTTCAGAATAAACTTTTTGATGTAAACAAACAAATTGCAAGTGGTCTTAGCATTCAGTATGCACATAATGATGTAAGAAAATTTGCAGAAACAATGAGACTTGATAATGAGATCGAAGGTCTTGGACAGATCATCCAAAGTACTGAGAGTGGCTTTAAAATGGCTAACCAGACTGACCAAGTTTTAAATGAATTCACAACTACTATGGATCGTATGCGTGTCCTTATGATAAACGCTGCTAACGGTATACATAGTGACGGTTCACTGGATGCAATTGCAGATGAATTAAGAGTTGTTGAGGAACACTTTAAAAATCTAGCAAATACATCTATTAACGGTCAGTATCTGTTTTCAGGATCAGCAGTTGACGTTAGACCAATTTCACCCGATGGAACATATATGGGTAACGGTGGCTCTATGGCTTCTTTTACGGGTTCTAAAACAGAGCAACAGTACAACATATCAGGTGAAGAGTTATTCTTAGGTGAGAAAGCTTTAGTAAGAAGACGTGTAACAACTAATGTAATAAATGAAAACTTAGTTCAAAGCTTCCCTCCAGGTAACACTGAAGTAACTGAAGGTACTCACATAACTCCAGACAATTCTATTAGACAGCTAATGGGTGATACTGATGGAGCAAATGCTAACCTTAAACACCACTTTTATATTCGCGGTGTAAAAAGTGACGGTACAGCTTTTAATAAAGAGATACTTATGTCAGATACAGATACGGTTCAAGACCTAATGGATCAAATCGGTAATGCATACGGAAATACAAATGCTCTTACAGTAGTTGATATTAGTATGAATCTTAATGGTCAGATTGTTATAGAAGACAAAAGACAGGGTTCAAGTAAACTAGAGTTTCACATGGTTGGTGCAACAGACTTCGATGAAGCAGGACCTGACTTTGCAGATATTAACGATGCTGCTGCTTATGGTGCAAATGTTGGTCAAATAGACAACCTTGATGGTGGAGAAACTATTTTTAATAACTTTGTTATCGGTGCGACACCTCCTGGACTGTTTGTAAAAGAGTTTGTTAAGTCTGATTACAACACTGTATCTGGACTAAATGTGAGTGCATTAGCATATGACAGAACTTATTTTGAAAAAGATGCTGCAAATATAAAAGGTACAATTCCTCAAATTATTCGTGATGGAAATGGTTTTGCTACAGAATCAACTAAACTATCTGAAGTTGCAGATCTAACTCAAGGTACAGCAGGTACATTAGATGGTACACAGCTTTCAATGGTTGGAGTAGACGTAAACGGTGCAGCACTAAATGTTCAAATTGATCTAAATACTGCAGGTTCTACATTTTCATTAGATGGTGGTATAACAAACTACGATATTTTTGATATGGACCCTGCAGGTAGAAAAGCAGTTCCTGCAGATGAAATGACATATCAGCAACTACTTGATGTTATAAACATGGTTACATCAGGGCAGATTCCTGCTACAACTAATGTAGATACTGATTATGATACAGCAATAGAATCATCAAATCTTGTAAGTAGTATACATATGGATTATGATGGAAAAATTTCGTACCAACAGCTTAACGTTTCAAATACTTTAACTGAGATTTCACTTTTTGACAGTAACAGTGGAGATTTCTCTGTAGGTGCTGACTCATCAGTTATGTCTTTTAATTCAAATAACGCAGTAGAGGTAAGAGATCCAAAAACTGACTTTTTTAAAGTACTAGACACGATGATAACGGCTGTCGAAGATCATAAGCTATACGCAGATGCATCTATAGGTACTACAAGAAGTGTTGGTATTGAAGACGCCATAGCAATGATAGACGACTTACAAGATCATGTATTACGTTCACACGCTAAGGTTGGTTCTCAAGTTAATGCTTTAACTAGTTCACTAGAGCGTACTGAAATACTTGAAATAAGTGCTATGACACTACGTTCTAAAACAATTGATACGGATTTGGCAGAAGCATCGTTAATGCTAACTCAGCTATCAATAAACTATGAGTCAATGCTCTCAACAGTAGGAAAAGTTTCTAAGCTAAATCTAGTTAACTATCTATAA
- a CDS encoding cytochrome b/b6 domain-containing protein: protein MREYSLVLRVWHWLFAFTLFGMAATVILRKTFLSWRTNSQVIIDKLNEFGIEIAADQAATIAKAIRAPMWEWHIILGYVLVFLLLVRIAMVLKKGFEYPTDTDLHKKLVYIGYKVVYAMLIMIAIAGVVLNQKDLFEFSKDTLHSIKEFHEILSFIFLGFIPLHIIGVVVAEIKKDKGIISSMISGN from the coding sequence ATGAGAGAGTATTCATTAGTATTAAGAGTATGGCACTGGTTATTTGCTTTTACACTGTTTGGAATGGCAGCGACGGTTATATTAAGAAAAACCTTTTTGAGCTGGCGTACAAACTCACAGGTGATCATCGACAAGCTAAACGAATTTGGTATAGAGATCGCAGCAGATCAAGCAGCAACCATTGCAAAAGCTATACGTGCACCAATGTGGGAATGGCATATAATCTTAGGGTATGTTCTTGTTTTTCTTCTACTTGTTAGAATTGCTATGGTATTGAAAAAAGGTTTTGAGTACCCTACAGACACTGATCTACACAAAAAACTTGTATATATAGGCTACAAAGTTGTTTATGCAATGCTTATAATGATCGCTATAGCAGGTGTTGTTTTAAATCAAAAGGATCTTTTTGAATTTTCTAAAGATACCCTGCACTCTATAAAAGAGTTTCATGAAATTTTATCATTTATATTTTTAGGCTTCATACCTCTTCATATAATTGGTGTTGTAGTTGCAGAGATCAAAAAAGATAAGGGGATCATCTCAAGTATGATATCTGGGAACTAA
- the flgA gene encoding flagellar basal body P-ring formation chaperone FlgA, translating to MVLKTVLFLLLSLNIYALEYIKQTYYIDSHDINSSLFFKNQKNIKLYEIPNHKYSLRIKRSQLKKLFIDNGFKNFSIESNYIYFELNSPIDTSKIETFLINHYKTKYQHINIKKVSVNPRSYMPYLPDTYTVDIRDRNHLSNEGVLSIEDNQNKKYFFNYTIDADLNVLKAKKNISRDEELSMFNCKTQLVKLEKFRAMPLQKLQQSKFQAKYRLKADTHITRRDVKKLNLVKRDTQVTVFVNNSGMSISFAAKALQSGKLNDIITVQKSDGKRLKARVVAKQRVEIK from the coding sequence ATGGTTTTAAAAACAGTTTTATTTTTACTTTTATCGCTTAACATTTATGCACTCGAATACATAAAGCAAACTTACTATATAGATTCTCATGACATAAACTCTTCGCTTTTTTTCAAAAATCAAAAAAACATCAAACTTTACGAGATTCCAAACCATAAATACTCACTTAGAATAAAACGTTCACAACTGAAAAAACTATTTATAGACAACGGTTTTAAAAACTTTAGTATTGAATCAAACTATATCTACTTTGAGTTAAACAGCCCTATTGACACGTCAAAAATAGAAACTTTCCTAATTAATCACTATAAAACAAAATACCAACATATAAACATCAAAAAAGTAAGTGTAAACCCAAGATCTTACATGCCGTATCTTCCAGACACTTACACTGTAGATATTAGAGATAGAAACCACCTCTCAAATGAGGGAGTCCTTAGCATAGAGGACAATCAAAACAAAAAATATTTTTTCAACTACACTATAGATGCAGATCTAAACGTTTTAAAAGCTAAAAAAAACATCTCAAGAGATGAAGAGCTATCAATGTTTAATTGTAAAACTCAGCTTGTAAAATTAGAAAAATTTCGTGCAATGCCACTACAAAAACTGCAACAATCAAAGTTTCAAGCAAAATACAGACTAAAGGCTGATACACACATCACTAGAAGAGATGTAAAAAAACTAAATTTGGTAAAAAGAGATACTCAAGTCACCGTATTTGTTAATAACTCTGGAATGAGTATATCTTTTGCAGCAAAAGCATTACAAAGTGGTAAGTTAAATGATATAATAACGGTTCAAAAAAGCGACGGAAAGAGATTAAAAGCTAGAGTTGTTGCAAAACAAAGGGTTGAGATAAAATGA